The nucleotide window TTTCCGAAGTGACGGGTGACCGGCTGGTGCAGATCCTGGCCACGCTCGCCAACCCGCACCGGATGCGCATCCTGGCCACCCTGGCGGGCGGCGAGGACTACGTGAGCCGGCTGGCGCGCAAAATGGGGATCAGCCGTGCGCTGCTCCAGGTCCACCTGCGCAAGCTGGAAGCGGCAGGGCTGGTCACCTCGAGACTCGTGCTCTCCGAGGACGGCAAGGCCATGAAGTACTACGACATCGAGCCGTTCTCGCTGCACCTCACGCCCGAGGCCCTCGCAGCGGCCGCGCTCTCACTCACCGCTGACCAAAGTAAAGGAGACCGTAAATGAGCCCTGTGCGGCTGGCCGCTTACGACGACGGCATGATCTGGTCCTTCGGGTCCATGGGATTCATCCTCTTGTGCGCGGTTCTCGTGATCTGGCCGACGATCGCGGTGTGGCGTGCCAAGACCATGATGTCCAGGGAGAGCGACTACAAGAGCATCGCGGAGAAGGCGGTGATCGCCCAGCAGGACATGGAGCGGGAACTGGTCGAGGTGCGCCTCCAGCTCAACGACGTGAGCGACCGGGTCAAGACCGTCGAGCGGGTCCTCAAGGACGTCGAGTGACTCGACGCCGCCCGGTTGTACGTCTCCGGGAGTCTCTTGAAGATCTTGCTCCGGCCGCCCGGTTCACCCTGGATCGCCGGTAAATGTCAATCCGGTTGAACCGGTGCAAGCCGGACGCATTTTCAAGAGCGTCATCAGACTCCTAGGGGCTCATCCTCAGAGCCCCTCACCCGCACCCCCGGCTGGGCGGACAACTCCGTGTTCAGGAACGCCGTAATGACCGAGACGCCGACGGCCGCCCTGGCGGTGGCCCCCGAGCCGGCGGCCGAGCCCGCACCGCGCCAGGGCGGAGTCCGTCCGCCGGGTGCCGGCGGTGACCTGGTGCTGGCGAACAGCGGCATCGTGGTCCGGCTGGTTCCGAACCCGGCTTTCGACGGCCGCCCCGCACTCGCCCTGCTGTCCGATGACGAACCGGTGGCGCTGACCCCGGCCCTGGCCGGTTCCGGCCGAGTGCTGGCCGGGGCGCTGCACGGCCGGCGCGGTGAGCGGCCGTGGTCA belongs to Streptomyces finlayi and includes:
- a CDS encoding ArsR/SmtB family transcription factor, whose protein sequence is MELSEVTGDRLVQILATLANPHRMRILATLAGGEDYVSRLARKMGISRALLQVHLRKLEAAGLVTSRLVLSEDGKAMKYYDIEPFSLHLTPEALAAAALSLTADQSKGDRK